In Rosa chinensis cultivar Old Blush chromosome 1, RchiOBHm-V2, whole genome shotgun sequence, a genomic segment contains:
- the LOC112197677 gene encoding putative disease resistance RPP13-like protein 1 isoform X1: MAQHKDSPSTYTTTSGPPYDVFLSFRGADTRKNFTDHLYTALLNAPFVTFRDDQLERGENIWEELKKAIHRSRSSVIVFSRDYTSSDSCLDELVVILERKKNSNHVVFPVYYDIGPSELGKEAESLSKIRKCHEYQSPQKLKGWREALKEVVDLAGNVLKNEADGHESKFIQKIVTVIQDKLGRVPLTHVQEELQKKLLEIKRYLDDAEGKQLNNRNVKAWFNHFNELKGAVYDTEDLLQEIKTEALRRKMEPESGSSTSKVQDVNSSLPSHAFDSTLIYPRVKEARNRLDSIMKRKDDLGLEASAGYSVSQTLQSTSLVEDSGVCGRDDEKETLIKLLLSDDEKSNKISVIPIVGMGGIGKTTLAQLLYNDDRVEQHFDKKAWACVSEKFDVLRISQQIYESLTLKACDVQYLGPLQSKLEAELKGKNVFFVLDDVWNKIYTEWEVLKLPFKSVAPGSKIIVTTRNQDVANMVRTLEARCLGPMPEEDSWSLFEKHAFKNIGDDPRSHLEKIGKQIVRKCNGLPLAIKSLAGLLCSKLDVEEWESILHSEMWELPEEESNILPSLWLSFKHLPPHLRRCFVYCSIFPKNYEFKTSELVYLWMAEDLLQPTRNKTAEKVGQGYFNDLISRSFFQLSSTSDEYFIMHDLINDLASFVSGEFCFRWEGSDSPNNLSKTRHFSCMAEYLTAEADSLEMFEALQQAKCLRTFLKLDPYSWRSLYEALPKFQCLRTLKLNACDIEKLPESINNLKHLKHLDLSDSAGERLPDTICTLYNLQVLLLSDCEELTELPANLGRLINLSHLDITNTPIEKMPPQMGNLTDLQMLPKFVLDKDTAGDNLAELKELEKLRGSLRISPLVHSSGLEAYILRDKEFLKELVLDWGWERLPWARSLGWNRYESEEEGNTVEEETEESSEEGNTVEEEIEEEESSEEGNNTVEEKKVLEKLQPHRNLKRLTITGYGGKMFPGWSGYYSSSALVYLKLKYCENCISLPPLGQLPFLRELCIEGLSGWQEWSDVGGDNNEGGHLFPNLEKLEVESCPNLTGRLASDSLPSLESLTVFKCPEFECLPEDGFPSKLKSLYIRGRKKMNAKSMQILNKDLRTLTSLEELVLAFDCDKNVDGFAEGLFPTTLTSLGIWHLDCETIDGAKWFGHLNSLQTLTIWGCPALQFLLDSGLPSSLQSLKISDCPALRCLPDSGLPTSLQRLDIWSCPALRCLPDSGLPTSLQCLEIRSCPALRCDSGLPTSLSFLQIYECPLLKERCQRETGEDWPKIAHIKHITINGYPI, encoded by the exons ATGGCTCAGCACAAGGACTCCCCTTCTACATATACTACTACTTCTGGACCTCCTTATGACGTGTTCCTCAGCTTCAGAGGTGCAGACACCCGAAAGAACTTCACTGATCACCTGTACACGGCCCTTCTCAACGCCCCATTTGTAACTTTCCGGGATGACCAACTCGAGAGAGGGGAGAATATCTGGGAAGAACTAAAGAAAGCAATTCATCGGTCGCGAAGTTCTGTGATTGTGTTTTCGAGAGATTATACCTCTTCCGATTCGTGTCTGGACGAGCTTGTTGTGATCCTTGAACGCAAGAAGAACTCCAATCATGTCGTGTTCCCGGTCTACTATGATATTGGTCCTTCTGAACTGGGCAAGGAGGCAGAAAGTCTTTCAAAGATCCGTAAATGCCATGAATATCAATCACCTCAGAAGTTGAAGGGATGGCGGGAAGCACTTAAGGAAGTGGTAGATCTAGCAGGAAATGTTTTAAAAAATGAAGCTGACGG GCACGAGTCAAAGTTCATCCAAAAGATTGTTACAGTGATTCAAGACAAGCTAGGTCGTGTGCCCCTGACCCATGTCCAGGAGGAGTTACAGAAGAAGTTGTTGGAAATTAAGCGTTACCTCGATGACGCCGAGGGAAAGCAACTGAACAACCGAAATGTGAAGGCATGGTTCAATCACTTCAATGAGCTTAAAGGAGCTGTCTATGATACCGAGGACCTATTGCAGGAGATCAAGACAGAAGCATTAAGACGAAAGATGGAGCCTGAATCTGGAAGTAGCACGAGTAAGGTACAAGACGTCAACTCCAGTCTTCCATCTCATGCTTTTGACTCAACATTAATTTACCCCAGGGTAAAGGAAGCTCGTAATAGACTAGATTCCATTATGAAGAGAAAAGATGACTTGGGTTTGGAAGCAAGTGCTGGATACAGCGTATCGCAAACACTACAGTCAACTTCTTTGGTCGAAGACTCTGGTGTGTGTGGCAGAGATGACGAGAAGGAGACACTTATTAAACTGTTGCTATCAGATGATGAGAAAAGCAATAAGATAAGTGTGATTCCCATTGTGGGTATGGGTGGGATCGGAAAGACCACCCTTGCCCAGCTTTTGTACAACGATGATAGAGTTGAACAACATTTTGACAAAAAAGCATGGGCTTGTGTTTCTGAAAAATTTGATGTTCTTCGGATCTCACAACAAATTTATGAGTCCCTTACTTTAAAGGCCTGCGACGTTCAGTACTTAGGTCCACTTCAGTCAAAATTGGAGGCGGAATTGAAGGGGAAAAACgttttctttgttcttgatgaCGTGTGGAATAAGATTTATACTGAATGGGAGGTCTTAAAGCTTCCTTTTAAATCTGTAGCACCTGGAAGTAAGATTATTGTCACAACACGCAATCAAGATGTTGCAAATATGGTGCGTACTCTTGAAGCTCGCTGTCTCGGGCCAATGCCCGAGGAAGATAGCTGGTCATTATTTGAAAAACATGCCTTCAAAAATATAGGTGATGATCCACGCTCACATCTTGAAAAAATAGGTAAACAAATTGTACGAAAGTGCAATGGTCTTCCTTTGGCTATTAAGTCCCTTGCGGGTCTGTTATGTTCTAAATTAGATGTGGAGGAATGGGAAAGTATATTGCACAGTGAGATGTGGGAGTTGCCAGAGGAGGAGAGCAACATTTTGCCATCTCTTTGGTTGAGCTTTAAGCATCTGCCTCCACATCTCAGGCGTTGTTTTGTGTATTGCTCGATATTTCCCAAGAACTATGAGTTCAAAACATCAGAATTGGTTTACTTGTGGATGGCTGAAGATCTATTGCAACCCACAAGAAACAAAACAGCAGAAAAAGTCGGACAAGGCTACTTCAATGATCTAATCTCAAGATCATTTTTTCAACTTTCATCAACATCTGATGAATATTTCATCATGCATGACCTTATCAATGATTTAGCAAGCTTTGTATCAGGAGAATTTTGTTTTAGGTGGGAGGGCAGTGATTCACCCAACAATTTGAGCAAGACTCGTCACTTTTCATGTATGGCGGAATATCTTACTGCAGAGGCTGATAGCCTAGAGATGTTTGAGGCTTTACAGCAAGCTAAATGTTTGCGCACCTTTCTAAAATTAGATCCATATTCGTGGAGAAGTCTCTACGAGGCATTGCCAAAGTTTCAATGTTTAAGAACGCTCAAGTTAAATGCATGCGATATTGAGAAATTGCCTGAGTCAATTAACAACTTGAAACATCTTAAGCACTTGGACTTGTCTGACAGTGCCGGCGAAAGGTTACCTGATACAATTTGTACTTTGTATAACTTGCAAGTGTTGTTGTTGTCAGACTGTGAAGAGCTTACTGAACTGCCAGCCAACTTGGGAAGATTGATCAACTTGAGCCATCTGGATATTACAAATACACCGATAGAAAAGATGCCACCACAAATGGGTAATTTGACAGACCTCCAGATGCTACCAAAGTTTGTGCTGGACAAAGACACTGCTGGGGATAATTTGGCAGAGTTAAAGGAGCTTGAAAAATTGCGTGGAAGTCTTAGAATATCACCGCTTGTGCATAGCAGCGGTTTGGAGGCCTACATACTGAGGGACAAGGAGTTTCTTAAGGAACTGGTTTTGGATTGGGGATGGGAACGACTACCTTGGGCACGAAGTCTGGGTTGGAATAGGTAtgaaagtgaagaagaaggcAATACTGTAGAAGAGGAAACAGAAGAGTCAAGTGAAGAAGGCAATACTGTAGAAGAggaaatagaagaagaagagtcaaGTGAAGAAGGCAATAATActgtagaagaaaaaaaagtgctTGAGAAGCTCCAACCTCACCGGAACCTGAAAAGGCTTACTATTACAGGTTATGGAGGCAAAATGTTTCCAGGTTGGTCAGGATATTATTCTTCCTCTGCTCTTGTTTATCTTAAACTTAAATATTGTGAGAATTGTATCTCCTTGCCACCATTGGGACAGCTACCTTTCCTCAGAGAGCTTTGTATAGAAGGGTTGAGTGGGTGGCAAGAATGGTCTGATGTTGGAGGTGACAATAATGAAGGTGGGCATTTATTTCCTAATCTTGAGAAGCTTGAAGTAGAATCCTGTCCCAATCTTACCGGGAGATTAGCGTCAGACAGCCTCCCATCTCTTGAGTCTTTGACGGTATTTAAATGCCCAGAATTCGAATGTCTTCCGGAAGATGGATTCCCGTCAAAGTTAAAATCACTTTACATCAGGGGCCGTAAAAAAATGAATGCAAAGAGTATGCAGATTTTGAACAAGGATCTCCGAACACTCACCTCTCTTGAAGAATTGGTACTTGCTTTTGACTGCGACAAAAATGTAGATGGGTTTGCGGAGGGGCTGTTTCCCACCACTCTCACATCTCTCGGGATCTGGCATCTGGATTGTGAGACCATCGACGGCGCCAAGTGGTTTGGCCATCTCAACTCTCTTCAAACCTTGACGATTTGGGGTTGCCCTGCTCTGCAGTTCTTGCTAGATAGTGGGCTACCCTCTTCTCTTCAATCCTTGAAGATTTCCGACTGCCCTGCGCTCCGGTGCTTGCCAGATAGTGGGCTACCCACTTCTCTTCAACGCTTGGACATTTGGAGTTGTCCTGCGCTCCGGTGCTTGCCAGATAGTGGGCTACCCACTTCTCTTCAATGCTTGGAGATTCGGAGCTGTCCTGCGCTCCGGTGCGATAGTGGGCTACccacttctctttcttttctacaAATCTATGAATGTCCTTTGCTTAAGGAACGGTGCCAAAGAGAGACGGGTGAAGATTGGCCCAAGATTGCTCACATCAAGCACATAACGATCAATGGGTATCCGATATGA
- the LOC112197677 gene encoding type III polyketide synthase A isoform X2, with amino-acid sequence MSKVQSNRNGSAKQLHAPTPGKATVLALGKAFPSQIIPQDCLVEGYIRDTKCADVAIKEKLERLCKTTTVKTRYTVMSKEILDKYPELATEGTATIRQRLEVTNPAVVEMALEASLACIKEWGRPVEDITHVVYVSSSEIRLPGGDLYLASKLGLRNDVGRVMLYFLGCYGGVTGLRVAKDIAENNPGSRVLLTTSETTILGFRPPNKARPYDLVGAALFGDGAAAVIIGSNPVWGQESPFMELNYAVQQFLPDTHNVIDGRLSEEGINFKLGRDLPQKIDENIEVFCKKLMAKANLKDFNELFWAVHPGGPAILNKLEGTLKLTSDKLECSRQALMDYGNVSSNTIFYVMEKMREELRLKEGREEWGLALAFGPGITFEGILLRGL; translated from the exons ATGTCGAAAGTACAAAGCAATAGGAATGGTTCTGCTAAGCAACTCCATGCTCCGACACCGGGGAAGGCAACAGTTCTTGCATTGGGTAAGGCCTTCCCGAGCCAAATCATCCCTCAGGATTGCTTGGTCGAGGGTTACATTCGTGACACGAAATGTGCAGATGTTGCCATCAAGGAGAAACTGGAGCGGCTCT GCAAAACCACGACTGTGAAGACTAGGTACACAGTGATGTCAAAGGAGATCCTAGACAAATACCCTGAACTAGCAACTGAGGGCACAGCCACTATCAGACAAAGGCTTGAAGTCACAAACCCTGCAGTGGTAGAGATGgccttggaagcaagccttgcTTGTATCAAGGAATGGGGCAGACCAGTTGAAGACATTACTCATGTTGTCTATGTCTCCTCAAGTGAAATAAGACTCCCTGGAGGTGACCTCTACCTTGCCAGCAAGCTCGGCCTGAGGAACGACGTAGGCCGTGTCATGCTCTATTTCTTAGGCTGCTATGGTGGTGTTACTGGCCTCCGGGTTGCCAAAGACATAGCTGAAAACAACCCGGGAAGCCGGGTCTTGTTAACCACTTCCGAAACCACCATTCTTGGTTTCAGGCCCCCCAACAAGGCGCGCCCATACGACCTTGTTGGGGCTGCACTTTTCGGTGATGGAGCTGCTGCTGTGATCATTGGAAGCAACCCGGTTTGGGGTCAAGAGTCTCCTTTCATGGAGCTCAACTATGCTGTCCAGCAATTCCTCCCTGACACACACAATGTGATCGATGGAAGGCTCTCCGAGGAAGGCATCAACTTCAAGCTGGGAAGGGACCTTCCTCAGAAGATTGATGAGAACATTGAAGTGTTTTGCAAGAAACTCATGGCAAAAGCTAATCTCAAGGACTTCAATGAGTTGTTCTGGGCTGTTCATCCTGGTGGGCCTGCAATCCTTAACAAGCTAGAGGGGACTCTGAAGCTCACAAGTGACAAGCTCGAGTGTAGCAGACAGGCCTTGATGGACTATGGCAATGTCAGCAGCAACACCATTTTCTATGTGATGGAGAagatgagagaggagttgaggCTGAAAGAAGGGAGGGAAGAATGGGGACTTGCTTTGGCTTTTGGACCGGGGATCACATTTGAAGGCATTCTACTTCGAGGCCTGTAA
- the LOC112181895 gene encoding uncharacterized protein LOC112181895 isoform X1, protein MMQDRTSAPTETTPLVAQNDHLRSDGLIPQLFTSVPAFSEAASYLSQTTSLFTQCFTDNSVEPSSGDFGDSNLHAQELVTFSSGETRGSHAKSSDNVSSSGNSLSAESSHTATDAPSTLDGTMENSPANSSQTSSAIIESNHGQSGISIFQGLIDRVRRTVRGSADDIGWLQRDPTMPSVEEGTERFMEILGDIRHGVHRLPNSMVCLLVPGLFSNHGPLYFVNTKMSLSKLGLACHIAKIHSEASVEKNAREIKEYIEEFYWGSKKRVLVLGHSKGGIDAAAAMSLYWPDLKDKVAGLVLAQSPYGGSPIATDILREGQLGDYVNLRKLMEILICKVIKGDLQALEDLTYDRRREFLKKHPLPKELPVVSFHTEAAISPAVLATLSRVAHAELPMVAPAGQPAKLPVVIPLGAAMAACAQLLQVRYGKKSDGLVTCCDAEVPGSIVVRPKRKLDHAWMVYSSMQDDPSEADASQVCEALLMLLVEAEQNKRKDDERKDD, encoded by the exons ATGATGCAAGATAGAACCTCCGCGCCCACCGAAACGACGCCGTTGGTG GCTCAGAATGATCATTTAAGAAGTGATGGGCTAATCCCTCAACTATTTACCTCTGTACCAGCTTTCAGTGAAGCTGCCTCTTATCTGTCTCAGACAACTTCATTATTTACCCAATGTTTCACTGATAATTCTG TAGAACCTTCTTCTGGAGATTTTGGGGATTCCAATTTACATGCTCAGGAATTGGTGACCTTTTCATCTGGAGAAACTAGGGGCTCTCATGCTAAATCTAGTGATAATGTGTCTTCAAGTGGAAATTCATTATCTGCAGAGTCATCTCATACTGCAACCGACGCTCCCTCTACACTTGATGGAACAATGGAAAACTCTCCCGCAAATTCATCTCAAACTTCTAGTGCCATTATAGAATCTAATCATGGCCAAAGTGGCATTTCTATCTTCCAAGG TCTTATTGATCGGGTGCGAAGAACTGTTCGTGGGTCTGCGGATGATATAGGATGGCTACAGCGTGATCCTACTATGCCCTCTGTTGAAGAGGGAACTGAAAGGTTCATGGAAATTCTGGGGGATATCAG GCATGGTGTTCACAGATTGCCAAACTCGATGGTTTGTTTGTTGGTTCCAG GTCTTTTCAGCAACCATGGACcactatattttgtaaatacaAAAATGAGTTTGTCAAAGCTTGGACTGGCCTGTCATATAGCCAAAATTCATAGTGAG GCTTCAGTTGAGAAAAACGCTCGAGAGATAAAAGAATACATTGAGGAATTCTATTGGGGTTCGAAAAAGCGTGTGTTAGTTCTTGGACATAGCAAAGGGGGAATAGATGCAGCTGCTGCTATGTCGTTGTATTGGCCTGATTTGAAAGATAAGGTTGCTGGATTGGTGTTAGCACAAAGTCCATATGGTGGTAGCCCAATTGCTACAGATATCTTGCGAGAGGGACAGCTTGGTGATTATGTAAACTTACGGAAGCTAATGGAGATTCTGATCTGCAAAGTAATTAAG GGTGATTTGCAAGCTCTGGAAGATTTAACTTATGACAGAAGAAGAGAGTTTCTGAAGAAACATCCGTTGCCAAAGGAACTCCCTGTTGTTTCATTTCATACTGAAGCTGCCATTTCTCCTGCTGTGTTAGCTACATTATCTCGCGTAGCACATGCTGAGCTACCTATGGTTGCTCCTGCAGGCCAACCGGCAAAACTTCCAGTAGTGATACCTCTTGGCGCAGCTATGGCTGCCTGTGCCCAGCTTCTGCAGGTCAGATATGGCAAGAAGAGTGATGGACTCGTCACATGCTGTGATGCAGAAGTTCCGGGATCCATTGTTGTGCGGCCAAAACGTAAATTGGACCATGCCTGGATGGTTTATTCATCAATGCAAGATGACCCTTCGGAGGCAGATGCTTCTCAAGTGTGTGAAGCTCTTCTGATGTTGCTTGTAGAAGCCGAGCAGAACAAGAGAAAGGACGATGAAAGGAAAGATGATTGA
- the LOC112181895 gene encoding uncharacterized protein LOC112181895 isoform X2, whose protein sequence is MMQDRTSAPTETTPLVAQNDHLRSDGLIPQLFTSVPAFSEAASYLSQTTSLFTQCFTDNSEPSSGDFGDSNLHAQELVTFSSGETRGSHAKSSDNVSSSGNSLSAESSHTATDAPSTLDGTMENSPANSSQTSSAIIESNHGQSGISIFQGLIDRVRRTVRGSADDIGWLQRDPTMPSVEEGTERFMEILGDIRHGVHRLPNSMVCLLVPGLFSNHGPLYFVNTKMSLSKLGLACHIAKIHSEASVEKNAREIKEYIEEFYWGSKKRVLVLGHSKGGIDAAAAMSLYWPDLKDKVAGLVLAQSPYGGSPIATDILREGQLGDYVNLRKLMEILICKVIKGDLQALEDLTYDRRREFLKKHPLPKELPVVSFHTEAAISPAVLATLSRVAHAELPMVAPAGQPAKLPVVIPLGAAMAACAQLLQVRYGKKSDGLVTCCDAEVPGSIVVRPKRKLDHAWMVYSSMQDDPSEADASQVCEALLMLLVEAEQNKRKDDERKDD, encoded by the exons ATGATGCAAGATAGAACCTCCGCGCCCACCGAAACGACGCCGTTGGTG GCTCAGAATGATCATTTAAGAAGTGATGGGCTAATCCCTCAACTATTTACCTCTGTACCAGCTTTCAGTGAAGCTGCCTCTTATCTGTCTCAGACAACTTCATTATTTACCCAATGTTTCACTGATAATTCTG AACCTTCTTCTGGAGATTTTGGGGATTCCAATTTACATGCTCAGGAATTGGTGACCTTTTCATCTGGAGAAACTAGGGGCTCTCATGCTAAATCTAGTGATAATGTGTCTTCAAGTGGAAATTCATTATCTGCAGAGTCATCTCATACTGCAACCGACGCTCCCTCTACACTTGATGGAACAATGGAAAACTCTCCCGCAAATTCATCTCAAACTTCTAGTGCCATTATAGAATCTAATCATGGCCAAAGTGGCATTTCTATCTTCCAAGG TCTTATTGATCGGGTGCGAAGAACTGTTCGTGGGTCTGCGGATGATATAGGATGGCTACAGCGTGATCCTACTATGCCCTCTGTTGAAGAGGGAACTGAAAGGTTCATGGAAATTCTGGGGGATATCAG GCATGGTGTTCACAGATTGCCAAACTCGATGGTTTGTTTGTTGGTTCCAG GTCTTTTCAGCAACCATGGACcactatattttgtaaatacaAAAATGAGTTTGTCAAAGCTTGGACTGGCCTGTCATATAGCCAAAATTCATAGTGAG GCTTCAGTTGAGAAAAACGCTCGAGAGATAAAAGAATACATTGAGGAATTCTATTGGGGTTCGAAAAAGCGTGTGTTAGTTCTTGGACATAGCAAAGGGGGAATAGATGCAGCTGCTGCTATGTCGTTGTATTGGCCTGATTTGAAAGATAAGGTTGCTGGATTGGTGTTAGCACAAAGTCCATATGGTGGTAGCCCAATTGCTACAGATATCTTGCGAGAGGGACAGCTTGGTGATTATGTAAACTTACGGAAGCTAATGGAGATTCTGATCTGCAAAGTAATTAAG GGTGATTTGCAAGCTCTGGAAGATTTAACTTATGACAGAAGAAGAGAGTTTCTGAAGAAACATCCGTTGCCAAAGGAACTCCCTGTTGTTTCATTTCATACTGAAGCTGCCATTTCTCCTGCTGTGTTAGCTACATTATCTCGCGTAGCACATGCTGAGCTACCTATGGTTGCTCCTGCAGGCCAACCGGCAAAACTTCCAGTAGTGATACCTCTTGGCGCAGCTATGGCTGCCTGTGCCCAGCTTCTGCAGGTCAGATATGGCAAGAAGAGTGATGGACTCGTCACATGCTGTGATGCAGAAGTTCCGGGATCCATTGTTGTGCGGCCAAAACGTAAATTGGACCATGCCTGGATGGTTTATTCATCAATGCAAGATGACCCTTCGGAGGCAGATGCTTCTCAAGTGTGTGAAGCTCTTCTGATGTTGCTTGTAGAAGCCGAGCAGAACAAGAGAAAGGACGATGAAAGGAAAGATGATTGA
- the LOC112181895 gene encoding uncharacterized protein LOC112181895 isoform X3 has translation MMQDRTSAPTETTPLAQNDHLRSDGLIPQLFTSVPAFSEAASYLSQTTSLFTQCFTDNSVEPSSGDFGDSNLHAQELVTFSSGETRGSHAKSSDNVSSSGNSLSAESSHTATDAPSTLDGTMENSPANSSQTSSAIIESNHGQSGISIFQGLIDRVRRTVRGSADDIGWLQRDPTMPSVEEGTERFMEILGDIRHGVHRLPNSMVCLLVPGLFSNHGPLYFVNTKMSLSKLGLACHIAKIHSEASVEKNAREIKEYIEEFYWGSKKRVLVLGHSKGGIDAAAAMSLYWPDLKDKVAGLVLAQSPYGGSPIATDILREGQLGDYVNLRKLMEILICKVIKGDLQALEDLTYDRRREFLKKHPLPKELPVVSFHTEAAISPAVLATLSRVAHAELPMVAPAGQPAKLPVVIPLGAAMAACAQLLQVRYGKKSDGLVTCCDAEVPGSIVVRPKRKLDHAWMVYSSMQDDPSEADASQVCEALLMLLVEAEQNKRKDDERKDD, from the exons ATGATGCAAGATAGAACCTCCGCGCCCACCGAAACGACGCCGTTG GCTCAGAATGATCATTTAAGAAGTGATGGGCTAATCCCTCAACTATTTACCTCTGTACCAGCTTTCAGTGAAGCTGCCTCTTATCTGTCTCAGACAACTTCATTATTTACCCAATGTTTCACTGATAATTCTG TAGAACCTTCTTCTGGAGATTTTGGGGATTCCAATTTACATGCTCAGGAATTGGTGACCTTTTCATCTGGAGAAACTAGGGGCTCTCATGCTAAATCTAGTGATAATGTGTCTTCAAGTGGAAATTCATTATCTGCAGAGTCATCTCATACTGCAACCGACGCTCCCTCTACACTTGATGGAACAATGGAAAACTCTCCCGCAAATTCATCTCAAACTTCTAGTGCCATTATAGAATCTAATCATGGCCAAAGTGGCATTTCTATCTTCCAAGG TCTTATTGATCGGGTGCGAAGAACTGTTCGTGGGTCTGCGGATGATATAGGATGGCTACAGCGTGATCCTACTATGCCCTCTGTTGAAGAGGGAACTGAAAGGTTCATGGAAATTCTGGGGGATATCAG GCATGGTGTTCACAGATTGCCAAACTCGATGGTTTGTTTGTTGGTTCCAG GTCTTTTCAGCAACCATGGACcactatattttgtaaatacaAAAATGAGTTTGTCAAAGCTTGGACTGGCCTGTCATATAGCCAAAATTCATAGTGAG GCTTCAGTTGAGAAAAACGCTCGAGAGATAAAAGAATACATTGAGGAATTCTATTGGGGTTCGAAAAAGCGTGTGTTAGTTCTTGGACATAGCAAAGGGGGAATAGATGCAGCTGCTGCTATGTCGTTGTATTGGCCTGATTTGAAAGATAAGGTTGCTGGATTGGTGTTAGCACAAAGTCCATATGGTGGTAGCCCAATTGCTACAGATATCTTGCGAGAGGGACAGCTTGGTGATTATGTAAACTTACGGAAGCTAATGGAGATTCTGATCTGCAAAGTAATTAAG GGTGATTTGCAAGCTCTGGAAGATTTAACTTATGACAGAAGAAGAGAGTTTCTGAAGAAACATCCGTTGCCAAAGGAACTCCCTGTTGTTTCATTTCATACTGAAGCTGCCATTTCTCCTGCTGTGTTAGCTACATTATCTCGCGTAGCACATGCTGAGCTACCTATGGTTGCTCCTGCAGGCCAACCGGCAAAACTTCCAGTAGTGATACCTCTTGGCGCAGCTATGGCTGCCTGTGCCCAGCTTCTGCAGGTCAGATATGGCAAGAAGAGTGATGGACTCGTCACATGCTGTGATGCAGAAGTTCCGGGATCCATTGTTGTGCGGCCAAAACGTAAATTGGACCATGCCTGGATGGTTTATTCATCAATGCAAGATGACCCTTCGGAGGCAGATGCTTCTCAAGTGTGTGAAGCTCTTCTGATGTTGCTTGTAGAAGCCGAGCAGAACAAGAGAAAGGACGATGAAAGGAAAGATGATTGA